Proteins from one Staphylococcus sp. IVB6214 genomic window:
- a CDS encoding class I SAM-dependent methyltransferase, which produces MTDSYDVWWQKGQESDDDMARDHQEAWERTIEMLDRSDIEGKTILDVGCNQGGFLRQLYDTTPFKEGVGIDLARLSLEKAETLKGQRPLTYYLTDKPQETKHIFDTAVSTSVLYLIEDIPQHAKDLKEVLKPGGVYYASFADLTNNSSRQFMDDTINQYGATPSQNHSLKHIVDSFVDAGFEVAVMKEPVPDVIDLTHYSDFYLSPNDYLQTLYEESFLIKARVKEGTEK; this is translated from the coding sequence ATGACTGATAGTTATGACGTTTGGTGGCAAAAAGGTCAAGAATCAGATGATGATATGGCACGAGACCATCAAGAAGCTTGGGAGAGAACGATAGAAATGCTTGATAGATCTGACATCGAAGGGAAAACGATTTTAGATGTGGGATGTAATCAAGGCGGATTTTTACGACAATTATACGATACAACACCGTTTAAAGAAGGTGTTGGCATCGATTTAGCACGTTTATCTTTGGAAAAAGCAGAGACATTAAAAGGACAACGTCCACTTACATACTATTTAACAGATAAACCACAAGAAACGAAGCACATATTTGATACGGCTGTAAGTACGTCTGTCTTGTACTTAATAGAGGATATTCCGCAACATGCGAAAGATTTAAAAGAGGTATTGAAACCAGGTGGCGTTTATTACGCTTCATTCGCGGATTTAACTAATAACTCGAGTCGTCAGTTTATGGATGACACGATTAATCAATATGGTGCCACACCGTCTCAGAATCATTCTCTAAAACATATCGTTGATAGCTTTGTGGATGCAGGATTTGAAGTTGCAGTAATGAAAGAGCCTGTACCTGACGTGATTGATTTAACACATTATAGCGATTTTTATTTATCACCGAATGATTATTTACAAACATTATATGAAGAATCATTTTTAATCAAAGCAAGAGTGAAAGAAGGTACTGAGAAATGA
- a CDS encoding ABC transporter substrate-binding protein: MKKRILMTVAASVTLLLAGCGNGQKEDKDVTVSLPTEAKADKLDAQGYDAAMPVYSAVYDALVKYDKDKGFKAGLADKWRVDESGKVYEFHLKKNVKFSDGSALDAKAVKFSIDRAKAINKDTTVETLKKLDKVVVKNDHVVQIRLKSPSNQVLNELTQVRPLRIMSPHSVEDGKVNGKFEKAIGTGAFVVDKTGKEKTTMKPNKYFDNGHPVNYHLAFQTIEDGDSRNSAVQSGSVDISGGALGMLSDEQIKQDKKNKNLTIEDRPSTVSHFMAFNPKNDVLNHRAIREAISKSIDAKDIAGKSVNGLFQKNVQFVTKDNQQPHDYDMKAAESLLKSEGYHKNDDGIFEKNGKPLSFNLVIQTAEFPSWKDKAEKVQRQLKQAGIKLNVKTLDSQSYYDTLWTKKDYDLIFYRTYSDALMPYNFMSSVFKNNDGQPGVLADDETLTKQLDDFPSTVSKEDQQRSFDDIFKHFNQQYYGVPIAYPNETFVVSDKVKQFKFSGLTDAPIDYKALKVNE; this comes from the coding sequence ATGAAGAAACGTATATTAATGACGGTAGCAGCAAGTGTTACGCTCTTATTAGCAGGTTGTGGCAATGGTCAAAAAGAAGATAAAGATGTTACGGTATCGCTACCTACTGAAGCAAAGGCGGATAAACTTGACGCGCAAGGCTATGATGCAGCGATGCCCGTTTATAGTGCAGTGTATGATGCATTAGTTAAATACGACAAAGATAAGGGCTTTAAAGCAGGTTTAGCAGATAAATGGCGCGTTGATGAATCAGGAAAAGTTTATGAATTCCATTTGAAAAAGAACGTTAAATTCTCAGATGGTTCAGCATTAGATGCTAAGGCCGTGAAATTTTCGATTGATCGTGCGAAAGCGATTAATAAAGATACGACTGTAGAAACGTTAAAAAAATTAGATAAGGTCGTTGTTAAAAATGATCACGTGGTCCAAATTAGATTGAAATCTCCATCAAATCAAGTGTTAAATGAATTAACACAAGTGAGACCGTTGCGTATTATGAGTCCACATTCAGTAGAAGATGGTAAAGTAAACGGTAAATTTGAAAAAGCGATTGGAACAGGTGCATTTGTTGTTGATAAAACTGGGAAAGAAAAAACGACAATGAAGCCAAATAAATATTTCGACAACGGTCACCCAGTCAATTATCATCTTGCATTCCAAACGATTGAAGATGGGGACTCAAGAAATTCTGCAGTACAAAGTGGTTCTGTAGATATTTCTGGTGGTGCTTTAGGAATGCTCTCAGATGAACAAATCAAACAAGATAAGAAAAATAAGAACTTAACGATTGAAGATAGACCTAGCACAGTAAGTCACTTTATGGCATTTAACCCTAAAAATGATGTATTAAATCATCGCGCAATTCGTGAAGCGATAAGTAAGAGCATCGATGCGAAAGATATTGCGGGTAAATCTGTAAATGGTCTGTTCCAGAAGAACGTACAATTTGTGACTAAAGATAATCAACAGCCACACGATTATGATATGAAAGCGGCTGAAAGTTTACTTAAATCAGAAGGCTATCATAAAAACGATGACGGCATCTTTGAAAAGAATGGCAAACCTTTATCATTTAACTTAGTCATTCAAACTGCAGAGTTCCCAAGTTGGAAAGATAAAGCAGAAAAAGTGCAACGCCAGCTTAAACAAGCCGGTATTAAGTTAAATGTGAAGACGTTAGATTCACAATCATACTATGATACATTATGGACGAAAAAAGACTATGATTTGATTTTCTATAGAACGTATTCAGATGCATTAATGCCTTACAACTTTATGAGTTCAGTGTTTAAAAATAATGATGGTCAACCAGGGGTGTTAGCTGATGATGAAACATTAACGAAACAGCTAGACGATTTCCCATCAACTGTATCAAAAGAAGACCAACAGCGTTCGTTTGATGACATATTTAAACACTTTAATCAACAATATTATGGTGTGCCAATTGCTTATCCTAATGAGACATTTGTAGTGAGTGATAAAGTAAAACAATTCAAATTCTCTGGACTTACGGATGCACCAATTGATTATAAAGCGTTGAAAGTTAATGAATAA
- a CDS encoding ABC transporter permease, translated as MLKRTIKFILYLTVSSFIIFILVEKTSGNPAILYLQRHGYTSITQDNIEAAQHKLGLGQHVLLRYIDWVGHALTGNLGYSFSTNEAVTAMIMEAIMPTLVLIIVSSCIMLPFGYIVGYFVGTRPHTRYANGIRGFAQVMTSMPEYWLAILFIYYLGVRWQLLPFVGSGSWQHFVLPIFTIVVIEGCHILLMTAHLMAQTLDQDAYQLAQLRHFSLKARIIVQIKEIFAPLMTISINSVIHLIGKAVILEVIFSMSGIGKLLINAINQRDYPLIQGIVIFIIVFIMLMNYLGDVIILKNEPRLRRRHTQQSGNEKRGAM; from the coding sequence ATGCTCAAACGTACAATTAAATTCATACTTTATTTAACCGTAAGTTCGTTTATTATCTTCATTTTAGTTGAGAAGACATCTGGTAATCCAGCGATTCTGTATCTACAACGTCATGGTTATACGTCGATTACGCAAGACAATATTGAAGCGGCACAACATAAACTTGGCTTAGGACAACATGTGTTACTAAGATATATCGATTGGGTTGGACATGCACTTACGGGCAACTTAGGATACAGCTTTAGTACCAACGAAGCGGTTACCGCTATGATAATGGAAGCTATCATGCCAACGCTTGTGCTAATCATTGTCTCTAGTTGTATCATGTTGCCATTTGGCTATATTGTTGGTTACTTCGTTGGGACGCGTCCGCATACACGTTACGCTAATGGAATTCGTGGATTCGCCCAAGTGATGACCTCAATGCCGGAATACTGGTTAGCTATTTTATTCATTTATTATTTAGGAGTACGTTGGCAATTGTTACCATTTGTAGGTAGTGGTTCATGGCAACACTTTGTGCTGCCAATCTTCACAATTGTTGTTATAGAAGGGTGTCATATCTTATTGATGACAGCACATTTGATGGCGCAAACGTTAGATCAAGATGCGTATCAACTTGCGCAGTTAAGACATTTCTCGTTAAAAGCGCGTATCATCGTACAAATTAAAGAGATATTTGCACCACTAATGACCATTTCAATTAACAGTGTCATTCATTTAATTGGAAAAGCCGTAATACTTGAAGTCATCTTCAGCATGTCTGGAATAGGTAAATTGTTGATTAATGCTATTAACCAACGAGATTATCCACTAATTCAGGGCATTGTCATCTTTATCATCGTCTTTATTATGCTAATGAATTATTTAGGCGATGTGATTATCTTGAAGAATGAACCTAGACTTCGACGACGTCATACCCAGCAGTCAGGCAATGAGAAAAGAGGTGCGATGTGA
- a CDS encoding ABC transporter permease has translation MKKYQTYIAIGSLLSLIVVLVTYGLMQDTQHLNPLESPNGQHWLGTDQLGRDFLVRLIVGSLVTLSLTGIVILLSVCMGLIFGLIAGIERRWLDQIIMFVADMLLAIPSFIIALVILSLVSNSMIGLILALTIGWIGRYLRYFRNLTRDIQKRPFVQYARLSGNSTFKTTVTHVIPHLLSNISALVTADFGKMMLSISGLAFLGLGIKPPTPELGTILFDGKSYFNGAPWLFFFPGVLLGGFALLCQIINKKITQ, from the coding sequence ATGAAAAAATATCAAACGTACATCGCAATAGGTTCACTATTAAGTTTGATAGTTGTATTAGTGACGTATGGTTTAATGCAAGACACGCAACATTTGAACCCACTTGAGTCACCTAATGGACAACATTGGTTGGGTACCGATCAATTAGGCAGAGACTTCTTAGTAAGACTGATTGTCGGTAGTCTTGTCACATTGAGTTTAACAGGTATAGTGATTCTATTAAGTGTTTGTATGGGACTTATCTTTGGCTTAATTGCAGGCATAGAAAGACGATGGTTAGATCAAATCATTATGTTTGTTGCCGATATGTTGTTGGCTATTCCGTCATTTATTATCGCATTAGTCATTTTAAGTTTAGTAAGTAACTCCATGATAGGTTTGATACTTGCTTTAACGATTGGATGGATAGGACGTTATTTACGTTACTTCAGAAATTTAACGCGAGATATTCAAAAACGTCCATTTGTTCAATATGCACGATTGAGTGGGAACTCAACATTCAAAACGACAGTAACACATGTGATTCCACATTTATTGAGTAATATATCCGCTTTGGTAACGGCTGACTTTGGCAAAATGATGCTCAGCATATCTGGTCTTGCCTTTCTAGGACTAGGTATTAAACCGCCGACGCCTGAGTTAGGAACAATTCTTTTTGATGGGAAAAGTTATTTCAACGGCGCACCGTGGCTCTTCTTCTTTCCTGGTGTATTGTTAGGAGGTTTCGCCTTATTATGTCAAATCATCAACAAAAAAATAACGCAGTAA
- a CDS encoding ATP-binding cassette domain-containing protein, with product MSNHQQKNNAVNTVVNVNQLSILDQKKVLLKDVDLTVTKGAFHCIIGESGSGKSLLTRTILGMKRPQLCYQGDIDIDLTKTDAVFQDVQSNMFQNITLAKHFQYIYEANRTHLTKQCIKEDVLQMMQLLGLRQGEHLLERYPFELSGGMAQRVAFIMSLIRRPDYLFLDEPTSALDQGNVKKFMHYLLKAQERYQMTIVFITHDINLVKEFATHISIMQQGQLIESGEAASILTKPTYSYTKKLITIAHRRQPYA from the coding sequence ATGTCAAATCATCAACAAAAAAATAACGCAGTAAATACGGTAGTCAACGTCAATCAATTATCGATTTTAGATCAAAAAAAAGTATTGTTAAAAGATGTTGATTTGACAGTAACTAAAGGTGCATTTCATTGCATTATAGGTGAAAGTGGCAGTGGGAAATCATTGTTAACAAGAACGATACTTGGAATGAAACGACCACAATTATGTTATCAAGGAGATATTGACATCGATTTAACTAAAACAGATGCAGTGTTTCAAGATGTTCAAAGTAATATGTTTCAAAATATAACATTAGCTAAGCATTTCCAATACATTTATGAAGCCAATCGGACACATCTGACTAAACAGTGTATTAAGGAGGACGTCTTACAGATGATGCAATTACTTGGTTTAAGGCAAGGAGAACATTTACTTGAGCGTTATCCCTTTGAACTTAGTGGAGGTATGGCACAACGTGTCGCCTTTATAATGTCATTAATTAGACGTCCGGACTACTTATTTTTAGATGAACCGACGAGTGCACTTGATCAAGGAAATGTTAAAAAGTTTATGCATTACCTTCTTAAGGCACAAGAACGCTACCAAATGACCATCGTTTTTATCACACACGATATTAACTTAGTGAAAGAATTTGCCACGCATATTAGCATTATGCAGCAAGGTCAATTGATAGAAAGTGGTGAGGCAGCGTCAATCTTAACTAAGCCGACATATAGTTACACGAAAAAATTAATTACGATTGCACATCGGAGACAACCTTATGCTTAA
- a CDS encoding ATP-binding cassette domain-containing protein, translating into MLKIESLTKYIDTKLIFKEISCTINDQHLLISGESGCGKSTLAKIIAGLDTDYQGKLYLNGNLRESYTSKEWMKHIQYVPQYQRDTLNQRKTVLATLLEPLKNYKIDKQRYTSSIETVLDQCNLPYNILNQKVSTLSGGQFQRVWIAKALILEPEILILDEATTNLDIINEEDILQMLISLKMTQLIIISHDTYVLSQFEGIQLQLNKLNN; encoded by the coding sequence ATGCTTAAAATAGAGAGTCTAACCAAATATATAGATACGAAACTAATATTTAAAGAGATATCATGTACAATTAATGACCAACACTTACTCATAAGTGGTGAGAGTGGTTGTGGTAAATCTACGTTAGCCAAGATTATCGCTGGCTTAGATACGGATTATCAGGGCAAATTATATCTTAATGGGAACTTACGTGAATCTTATACATCTAAAGAGTGGATGAAGCACATCCAATATGTACCACAATATCAACGCGATACCTTAAATCAACGTAAAACGGTATTAGCTACACTATTAGAACCACTTAAGAATTACAAGATTGATAAACAGCGTTATACATCAAGCATTGAAACAGTACTTGATCAGTGTAACTTACCATACAATATACTTAATCAAAAAGTTTCAACGTTAAGTGGTGGTCAATTTCAACGGGTATGGATAGCTAAAGCTTTAATATTAGAACCAGAAATCCTCATATTGGATGAAGCAACAACCAATTTAGATATCATTAATGAAGAAGATATACTTCAAATGTTGATTTCCTTAAAGATGACACAATTAATCATTATTTCACATGATACATACGTCTTAAGCCAATTTGAAGGAATTCAGTTACAGCTAAATAAATTGAATAATTAA
- a CDS encoding IS30 family transposase, producing the protein MTHTYSNMTNHKGTHLCYEERVQIETLKNLGFSNRAIARELGRAPQTINNEIHRGTTRQIKRQKQQHKVYEYETQIYFSSLGQQRYRQNRQQCGAQPLWKKSPLFIPWADHLMKKKRWSPEAVVAYAHKEQCFEREEIPSTTTVYAWIDQQIMETKNIDLLEKLKRRHSTQNSYHNQPHSRVLGPSIETRPSEIESRQSFGHWEIDTIIETKDKSKPVILTLVERQTRFEILEIIESKSADAVSHALKNLFDSLAEKAPKIFKSITSDNGSEFASLYEEFGHMIEIYFTHPFSSYERGTSENQHKMIRRFIPKAHDLSNVQKHFIKAIQQYMNDYPRKTLNYNTAHHNMAESLKHLNLYESFQS; encoded by the coding sequence ATGACGCATACTTATTCTAACATGACAAACCATAAAGGAACACACTTATGTTATGAAGAACGTGTTCAAATAGAAACACTTAAAAATTTAGGTTTTTCAAATCGTGCAATAGCGCGTGAATTAGGACGTGCACCTCAAACAATCAATAACGAAATTCATCGAGGAACAACACGTCAAATTAAACGACAAAAACAACAACATAAAGTCTATGAATATGAGACGCAAATTTATTTTTCTTCACTAGGTCAACAACGTTATCGACAAAACAGACAACAATGTGGTGCTCAGCCCTTATGGAAGAAGAGCCCATTATTTATTCCATGGGCAGATCACCTCATGAAAAAGAAACGCTGGTCACCTGAAGCAGTCGTGGCATATGCTCACAAGGAACAATGTTTTGAAAGAGAAGAAATCCCTTCAACAACGACAGTATATGCTTGGATAGATCAACAAATCATGGAAACTAAGAATATTGATCTACTAGAAAAATTAAAAAGACGTCACTCTACTCAGAATAGCTACCATAATCAACCACACAGTCGAGTGCTCGGTCCAAGTATTGAGACACGTCCTAGTGAAATTGAATCACGTCAGTCTTTTGGTCACTGGGAAATAGATACCATAATAGAAACTAAAGACAAGTCAAAGCCAGTTATCTTAACACTTGTTGAGAGACAAACGCGTTTTGAAATACTAGAAATAATAGAGAGTAAAAGTGCTGATGCGGTGTCTCACGCATTGAAAAACTTATTTGACTCCTTAGCCGAAAAAGCACCAAAAATCTTCAAATCTATCACATCTGACAATGGTTCAGAATTTGCATCGCTGTATGAAGAATTTGGCCATATGATAGAAATATACTTCACACATCCATTCTCATCATATGAACGTGGGACAAGTGAAAACCAACATAAAATGATTCGTCGTTTTATTCCAAAAGCACATGATTTATCCAATGTTCAAAAACACTTCATAAAAGCCATACAACAATATATGAATGACTATCCTAGAAAGACTTTAAATTACAACACAGCTCATCATAATATGGCAGAAAGTTTAAAGCACCTCAATCTGTATGAATCTTTCCAAAGCTAA